In the genome of Pseudomonas bubulae, one region contains:
- a CDS encoding histidine phosphatase family protein: protein MTLSLDQTGIKRTLLRRALVRYKNVLVVIVASVLAVALTLRLLAPAAPPDLAQPSHADRVLLLTDSWAKGDVIALVRHGERCDRSSAQCLGPMDGVTVRGEAAVQALGADFRQLGLSHTDIHSSLLTRARQTADAMFARPVEAQDWLFNCRGSMLRDALKHKVAGHNLILVSHSECMDQLLMDMNLSTSTTFGYGASLFIKTDGANEDPQMLGYIEPKDWKNIVPVVTPNNRHGFEASQF from the coding sequence GTGACGTTGAGTCTTGATCAGACCGGAATTAAACGTACGCTGTTGCGTCGTGCTCTGGTCCGTTACAAAAATGTGCTGGTGGTGATCGTGGCAAGCGTGCTGGCCGTTGCGCTGACATTGAGGCTGCTGGCACCTGCGGCCCCGCCTGATCTGGCGCAGCCCAGCCATGCCGATCGTGTGTTGTTGCTCACCGACAGCTGGGCCAAGGGTGATGTGATTGCGCTGGTTCGACACGGCGAGCGTTGCGACCGTTCCTCGGCCCAGTGCCTGGGCCCCATGGACGGCGTGACGGTGCGCGGTGAAGCAGCAGTTCAGGCGCTGGGCGCAGACTTCAGGCAGTTGGGGCTCAGCCATACTGATATTCACAGCAGCCTGCTGACCCGGGCCCGACAAACCGCCGATGCCATGTTTGCCCGCCCGGTAGAGGCGCAGGACTGGCTGTTCAACTGCCGCGGCAGCATGCTGCGTGATGCTCTCAAGCACAAAGTGGCGGGCCACAACCTGATTCTGGTGAGCCACAGCGAATGCATGGACCAACTGTTGATGGACATGAACCTGTCAACCAGCACCACGTTTGGCTATGGCGCTTCGTTGTTTATCAAGACCGATGGCGCGAACGAGGATCCGCAGATGCTGGGCTATATCGAGCCCAAAGACTGGAAAAATATCGTGCCGGTGGTCACCCCGAACAACCGTCACGGGTTTGAAGCCTCGCAGTTCTAA
- a CDS encoding glycosyltransferase family 39 protein, with the protein MRLTRPALLLLLLGCVLFFFALGNHQLQGSTESRVAGIAMQMHLSDDWVTPNLLNAPFLEKPPLSLWLDAGAIRVFGGELFAVRLASAFAGLFCVLLLYAMLRKLGRPTALAWTAAAMLATMGIFWGNTRQVGEDALLTLGVTMALLAFFHANRQPGFARGSWLLFATGIAIATLSKGVLGLALPGVVIFVYLVCESLLEKRFKPRNWLRPALLTLLGLIPLTVWLCMLYQRGGMPLVSELLLTNSVGRFSGSFVEAGHYEPFYYYLRKLPEAFLPWNLLTYLGLWHFRKQLRSNPFLLFFCVWLVAQFVLLNLASSKRAVYMMSMAPAAAVIAAEYARVLLGWLYQKSAHSTVAKFFSDNHRPLAIALLAALVGAYLLAAHRAPLADKEQSFQPLAAEVMSLQASGKQVALLRPDERLGAVVFYSQQLQHTLSSTEELQAFLSASPDNIALVENPEIPGMALKTLDKLSVGRHHFYLVSLAASAP; encoded by the coding sequence ATGCGTCTGACTCGTCCTGCCCTGCTGTTACTGCTTCTCGGTTGCGTGCTGTTCTTTTTTGCGCTGGGGAATCACCAATTGCAGGGCTCGACAGAGTCCCGCGTGGCAGGCATAGCCATGCAGATGCACCTGAGCGACGATTGGGTAACGCCCAATTTGCTCAATGCCCCCTTCCTGGAAAAACCACCCCTGAGCCTCTGGCTGGATGCAGGAGCCATTCGCGTATTCGGCGGCGAACTGTTCGCCGTACGCCTGGCTTCGGCCTTTGCCGGTCTATTTTGCGTGTTGTTGCTCTATGCAATGCTGCGCAAGCTGGGCCGCCCCACAGCACTGGCCTGGACAGCCGCCGCCATGCTGGCAACCATGGGCATATTTTGGGGCAACACCCGCCAGGTGGGCGAAGATGCCTTGCTCACCCTGGGCGTAACCATGGCCTTGCTGGCGTTTTTTCATGCCAACCGTCAACCCGGTTTTGCCCGGGGCAGCTGGCTGTTATTCGCGACCGGCATCGCCATTGCCACCTTGAGCAAAGGCGTCCTGGGCCTGGCACTGCCGGGCGTGGTGATTTTTGTTTATCTGGTGTGTGAAAGCCTGCTGGAAAAACGCTTCAAGCCGCGCAACTGGCTACGCCCTGCCCTGCTGACCCTATTGGGGCTTATCCCGCTGACGGTCTGGCTGTGCATGCTCTATCAGCGCGGCGGCATGCCGTTAGTCAGCGAACTGCTGCTGACCAACAGCGTTGGCCGTTTTAGCGGTTCCTTTGTCGAGGCCGGGCATTACGAACCCTTTTACTACTACCTGCGAAAACTGCCCGAAGCCTTCCTGCCGTGGAACCTGCTGACCTATCTGGGCCTGTGGCACTTTCGCAAACAACTGCGCAGCAACCCCTTCCTGTTGTTTTTCTGTGTATGGCTGGTCGCGCAATTTGTGCTGCTCAACCTCGCCTCCAGCAAGCGGGCGGTGTACATGATGTCGATGGCCCCTGCGGCTGCAGTGATTGCCGCCGAGTACGCCCGGGTGCTGCTGGGCTGGCTGTACCAAAAAAGCGCGCACTCGACCGTGGCCAAATTCTTCAGCGACAACCATCGCCCGCTTGCCATCGCGCTGCTGGCCGCTCTGGTGGGCGCCTACCTGCTGGCGGCCCATCGGGCACCGCTGGCCGACAAGGAACAGTCTTTCCAGCCCCTCGCCGCTGAGGTCATGAGCCTGCAGGCCAGCGGCAAGCAGGTCGCACTGCTGCGGCCCGACGAACGCCTCGGCGCCGTGGTGTTCTACAGCCAGCAGTTGCAGCACACCCTCAGTTCAACCGAAGAGTTGCAGGCATTCCTCAGCGCATCCCCCGACAATATCGCCCTGGTAGAAAACCCCGAGATACCGGGCATGGCCCTCAAGACTCTCGACAAGCTCAGCGTCGGCCGGCACCACTTCTACCTTGTCAGCCTGGCCGCTTCAGCCCCATAA
- a CDS encoding carbohydrate porin, with protein sequence MFFSSRALLNTSLCGGLSLLALTPACVLADTTDNLMNRSTLTGDWGGERQKLIDKGIKLTGDYNSETFSNLHGGIKHGTRYSQQVRIGAQFDLSKILGSADAGLVQITVNDRRGHSASEDLVGNRLPIQENAGGNYTRLSEFSYQRTLFSEDLTTKVGFMPMGNDFGGMPLLTSFVNAGFCAHPLTQSNGSGWTNYPTGHWGGELRYTVSPALTLQTAVFQVNPEYNSRSSEAFSMTTKGTTGAIMPLEAIFTNNAWLNGQYKVGWYYDTSNTRKIGSTQKANNRTGAYVLVDQAIWRDEQDPESVLRAFGQASSSNAATSPMRHWYSVGLVKQKPFASRPKDSIAFAYGRAVFNSRSRDVQEAAASSPEQADMIASLDSGEQLLELNYGAQVTPWLLLRPDLQYIIEPGAFYGAKRSNALVAGLQVKATF encoded by the coding sequence ATGTTTTTCTCTTCCCGCGCCCTGCTGAACACCAGCCTGTGCGGCGGCTTGTCATTGCTGGCCCTGACGCCTGCCTGCGTACTGGCCGACACCACCGACAACCTGATGAACCGTTCGACCCTGACCGGCGACTGGGGCGGCGAGCGCCAAAAGCTGATCGACAAGGGCATCAAGCTGACCGGTGATTACAACTCCGAAACCTTCTCCAACTTGCATGGCGGGATCAAGCACGGCACCCGCTACTCGCAACAAGTGCGTATCGGTGCCCAGTTCGACCTGAGCAAAATACTGGGTAGCGCCGATGCTGGCCTGGTGCAAATCACCGTCAATGATCGTCGCGGTCACAGCGCCTCCGAAGACCTCGTAGGCAACCGCCTGCCAATCCAGGAAAACGCCGGCGGCAACTACACCCGCCTGTCCGAGTTCAGCTACCAGCGCACCCTGTTTTCCGAAGACCTGACCACCAAGGTTGGCTTTATGCCAATGGGCAACGACTTTGGCGGCATGCCGCTGTTGACCAGCTTCGTCAACGCCGGTTTCTGCGCGCATCCGCTGACGCAGTCCAATGGCAGCGGCTGGACCAACTACCCCACCGGCCACTGGGGCGGCGAACTGCGCTACACCGTCAGCCCGGCCCTGACCCTGCAAACCGCCGTGTTCCAGGTCAACCCCGAATACAACAGTCGCTCCTCCGAAGCCTTCAGCATGACCACCAAAGGCACTACCGGAGCGATCATGCCGCTGGAAGCGATCTTCACCAACAACGCCTGGCTCAATGGCCAATACAAAGTGGGCTGGTACTACGACACCTCCAATACCCGCAAGATTGGCAGCACGCAAAAAGCCAACAACCGCACCGGCGCCTATGTGCTGGTCGACCAGGCCATCTGGCGTGATGAGCAAGACCCCGAAAGCGTATTGCGCGCCTTTGGCCAGGCATCCAGCAGCAATGCCGCGACCTCGCCTATGCGCCACTGGTACTCGGTAGGCCTGGTCAAACAAAAGCCGTTTGCCAGCCGCCCCAAAGACAGCATCGCCTTTGCCTACGGCCGCGCCGTATTCAACTCGCGCTCCCGCGACGTGCAGGAAGCGGCAGCCAGCAGCCCGGAACAGGCGGACATGATCGCCAGCCTGGACAGCGGCGAGCAGTTGCTGGAGCTCAACTACGGCGCGCAAGTCACGCCGTGGCTGCTGTTGCGCCCGGACCTGCAATACATCATCGAACCAGGGGCTTTCTACGGCGCCAAGCGCAGCAATGCGCTGGTCGCGGGGCTGCAGGTCAAGGCAACGTTCTGA